In Bradyrhizobium sp. G127, one genomic interval encodes:
- a CDS encoding DUF3363 domain-containing protein, producing the protein MIVKARIVKLNVGSKRADAHLRYLQRDGTTRDGARGTLYGPGTDTADGREFLDCGRDDRHQFRFIVAPEDSDRLQDLRGFTRDVLRQMEEDLGTKLDWVAIDHFNTGHPHSHVVIRGKDDLGKDLIIAQDYITDGLRIRAQERVTLSLGPETDLELRGKLEAEMTAERFTRLDRILVEEVPSRRLDLRPDAGQLRADLDQTLFIGRLGNLERYGLATESEPGVWSFSERLEPTLRELGERGDIIKAINRSLAERGEQRALGSYVLHSATTPEPIVGQVIGKRLDDELGERIGLVIDGVDGRVHHMALAEASSSEAPAMGSIVQISGTSAGPRASDRNIAEVAGGSGVYLPSVHRALAESGAVRIAGGDSDSYVRSHVRRLEALRRAGIVERIDADHWRIPQDFVSRAADYDARRGAQTSVRILATLDLEQQIASAGATWLDRELASRQRTPLTETGFGQQVRQAMEQRKGALVEQGHAWRAPDGGIRAPRDLVARLEQQEISRVGPQMAAARGRTFQQAGVDERVSGTLVGATNLASGRFAMIENGDGGLGFSLVPWQSVLDQRIGQHITGIVRDGGSIDWSFGRKRSLGL; encoded by the coding sequence GTGATCGTGAAGGCGCGCATCGTCAAGCTCAACGTTGGGAGCAAACGTGCGGACGCGCATCTGCGCTATCTCCAGCGCGACGGCACCACACGTGATGGTGCGCGCGGAACGCTTTACGGGCCGGGCACCGACACCGCGGATGGCCGGGAGTTCCTCGACTGTGGCCGCGACGACCGCCACCAGTTCCGCTTCATCGTTGCGCCCGAGGATAGTGACCGTCTGCAGGATCTGCGCGGCTTCACCCGCGACGTGCTGCGCCAGATGGAGGAAGACCTCGGCACCAAGCTCGACTGGGTCGCGATCGACCATTTCAACACCGGCCATCCGCACAGCCATGTGGTGATCCGCGGCAAGGACGACCTCGGCAAGGACTTGATCATTGCCCAAGACTACATCACCGATGGCCTGCGCATCCGCGCCCAGGAGCGGGTCACCCTCTCGCTTGGCCCGGAGACCGATCTTGAATTGCGTGGAAAGCTAGAGGCCGAGATGACGGCTGAACGCTTCACCCGGCTTGACCGTATCCTGGTCGAGGAGGTGCCGTCACGCCGGCTCGATCTGCGGCCGGACGCAGGCCAGCTCCGCGCCGATCTCGACCAGACGTTGTTCATCGGCCGGCTGGGGAATCTGGAGCGGTACGGGCTGGCGACCGAGAGCGAGCCAGGAGTGTGGTCGTTCTCCGAGAGACTGGAGCCGACGCTGCGCGAACTGGGTGAGCGTGGCGACATCATCAAGGCGATCAATCGCTCGCTTGCGGAGCGTGGCGAGCAGCGCGCGCTCGGCAGCTATGTTCTGCATAGCGCGACCACGCCGGAGCCCATCGTCGGCCAGGTCATCGGCAAGCGGCTCGACGATGAACTCGGCGAGCGCATCGGTCTTGTCATCGACGGCGTCGATGGCCGTGTCCATCATATGGCGCTGGCCGAGGCCTCCAGCAGCGAGGCTCCAGCCATGGGGAGCATCGTCCAGATAAGCGGGACATCCGCCGGCCCGCGCGCCTCCGATCGCAACATCGCGGAGGTGGCCGGCGGCAGCGGCGTGTATCTGCCGAGCGTCCATCGCGCGCTCGCCGAGAGCGGCGCGGTTCGCATCGCCGGTGGTGACTCCGATAGCTATGTTCGCAGTCATGTCCGGCGGCTGGAAGCACTGCGCCGCGCCGGTATCGTCGAACGCATCGACGCCGACCATTGGCGTATCCCTCAAGACTTCGTGTCTCGTGCTGCCGATTATGATGCGCGACGTGGGGCGCAGACCTCGGTGCGCATCCTTGCCACCCTCGATCTGGAACAGCAGATCGCCAGCGCAGGTGCGACCTGGCTCGACCGCGAACTGGCCTCACGCCAGCGCACACCCCTGACCGAAACGGGATTCGGCCAGCAAGTCCGGCAAGCGATGGAGCAACGGAAGGGCGCGTTGGTCGAACAGGGTCATGCCTGGCGCGCGCCGGACGGCGGCATCCGCGCGCCGCGCGATCTCGTCGCCCGTCTCGAACAACAGGAGATATCTCGCGTCGGACCGCAAATGGCGGCCGCCCGTGGCCGCACCTTCCAACAGGCCGGCGTTGACGAACGTGTGAGCGGAACGTTGGTCGGCGCCACCAATCTTGCCAGCGGGCGCTTTGCCATGATCGAAAACGGTGATGGCGGCCTTGGTTTCAGCCTAGTGCCGTGGCAGTCCGTTTTGGATCAACGCATCGGCCAGCACATCACCGGCATCGTTCGTGATGGCGGCAGCATTGACTGGAGCTTTGGACGGAAGCGATCCCTCGGACTGTGA
- a CDS encoding DUF2840 domain-containing protein: MDTLTHVELTWQAKRVEHRIRFGHPVATARLDRHRRRVSFAPGAIFAVMRWAANDFGTVQSQIDILRAVQTEESFTTVPLVQPGGFILLTISGWPKVARVLQAIDGVEALGIDPADAAPEHWHHIHNRLSVGDTPRTYTMTRHKAWLKRRRVAP; the protein is encoded by the coding sequence ATCGACACGCTGACGCATGTCGAATTGACCTGGCAAGCAAAACGCGTCGAGCACCGCATCCGGTTTGGTCATCCCGTCGCCACCGCGCGGCTCGATCGTCATCGCCGCCGCGTGTCATTCGCACCTGGTGCTATTTTCGCCGTCATGCGCTGGGCGGCCAATGACTTCGGCACCGTGCAGTCGCAGATCGACATCCTCCGCGCGGTCCAGACGGAAGAGTCTTTCACGACGGTGCCGCTGGTGCAACCGGGTGGCTTCATTCTGCTCACGATCTCCGGTTGGCCGAAAGTCGCGCGGGTCTTGCAGGCGATCGACGGTGTCGAGGCGCTCGGCATCGACCCCGCCGACGCTGCGCCCGAACATTGGCATCACATCCACAACCGCCTCAGCGTTGGCGATACGCCGCGCACTTACACGATGACGCGCCATAAGGCATGGCTCAAACGGCGGCGAGTTGCGCCATGA
- a CDS encoding helix-turn-helix domain-containing protein, whose translation MADNPANSQQRYLRTTEAARFLGLSGRTLEKHRTYGTGPSYRKLGGRVVYALEDLQAWADIGLRQSTSDQGKGVVHAAKPVSGLGPLVGGRSPVRRS comes from the coding sequence ATGGCTGACAACCCTGCCAATTCGCAGCAACGCTATTTGCGCACCACCGAGGCGGCGCGGTTCCTCGGCCTGTCGGGTCGCACGCTGGAAAAGCACCGCACCTACGGCACCGGGCCGAGCTATCGCAAGCTCGGCGGCCGTGTCGTTTATGCTCTCGAAGACCTGCAGGCTTGGGCCGACATCGGTCTGCGCCAGTCCACGTCCGATCAGGGCAAGGGCGTCGTCCATGCCGCCAAACCCGTGAGCGGCCTAGGTCCGCTGGTCGGCGGCCGGTCCCCGGTGAGGCGATCATAG
- a CDS encoding conjugal transfer protein TraG — MPATKILWGQILVVGIIVLTTTWSATQWTAWRLAYQMQLGAPWTHIGSLPLYPPPAFFWWWFSYDAYAPGTFVEGALIAASGGFVSVAVAIAMSVWRAREAQEAKTYGSARWATTKEIGTAGLLSPDGVVLGKIDRQYLRHDGPEHVLCFAPTRSGKGVGLVVPTLLTWSGSCIVHDIKGENWQLTAGWRASFGRVLLFDPTNPASSAYNPLLEVRRGDSEVRDVQNIADILVDPEGALERRNHWEKTSHALLVGAILHVLYAEADKTLAGVANFLSDPKRTIEATLRAMMTTLHLADRSHPVVASAARELLNKSENERSGVLSTAMSFLGLYRDPVVAKVTARCDWRIGDLVEGATPATLYLVVPPSDISRTKPLIRLVLNQIGRRLTEDLQAKAKRRRLLLMLDEFPALGRLDFFESALAFMAGYGLKSFLIAQSLNQIEKAYGQNNSILDNCHVRVAFATNDERTAKRVSDALGVATELRAMKNYAGHRLSPWLGHLMVSRQETARPLLTAGEVMQLPPSDEVVLVSGTSPIRAKKVRYFEDRRLTDRVRPPPCVGASTRAQENGDDWMALPIPPSVPQEERLQRANDNANGGIRREPALSKHEAIVPEGMDPTPTVAIVDDQSSEAGIRSATIRHRMRSVARQVAMDPDDGITL; from the coding sequence GTGCCCGCAACCAAGATTCTTTGGGGTCAGATACTCGTTGTCGGCATAATCGTACTCACAACGACATGGAGTGCGACGCAGTGGACCGCTTGGCGTCTCGCCTATCAGATGCAGCTCGGCGCGCCCTGGACCCATATCGGCAGCTTGCCGCTGTACCCGCCGCCGGCGTTCTTTTGGTGGTGGTTCTCTTATGATGCCTACGCACCCGGTACCTTCGTCGAAGGTGCGTTGATCGCTGCTTCGGGAGGCTTCGTCTCAGTCGCGGTCGCCATTGCCATGTCGGTGTGGCGTGCCCGTGAGGCGCAGGAAGCGAAGACCTATGGTTCGGCCCGCTGGGCCACAACCAAAGAGATAGGCACCGCGGGCCTGTTGAGTCCCGATGGCGTTGTGCTCGGCAAGATCGATCGTCAATATCTGCGTCACGACGGACCGGAGCACGTGCTGTGTTTCGCGCCGACACGTAGCGGGAAGGGTGTCGGTCTGGTTGTCCCGACTTTGTTGACATGGTCTGGCAGTTGCATTGTCCACGATATCAAGGGGGAGAATTGGCAATTAACCGCCGGATGGCGCGCCAGCTTTGGCCGCGTGCTGTTGTTCGATCCCACCAATCCGGCTTCGTCTGCCTACAATCCGCTGCTCGAGGTGCGCCGCGGCGATAGCGAGGTACGCGATGTGCAGAACATCGCCGACATCCTGGTGGATCCAGAAGGGGCGCTTGAGCGGCGCAACCATTGGGAAAAGACCAGCCACGCTCTGCTGGTCGGAGCCATTCTCCATGTTCTGTATGCGGAGGCGGATAAGACGCTCGCCGGCGTCGCCAACTTTCTGTCGGACCCCAAGCGAACCATCGAAGCGACGCTTCGTGCCATGATGACGACGTTGCATCTGGCCGATCGTTCGCATCCCGTGGTCGCATCGGCGGCGCGAGAGCTCCTTAATAAGAGTGAGAATGAACGATCCGGTGTGCTCTCGACCGCGATGTCATTCCTCGGCCTCTATCGCGACCCGGTGGTTGCAAAGGTGACGGCGCGATGCGACTGGCGCATTGGAGACCTCGTCGAGGGAGCGACGCCGGCGACACTCTATCTGGTGGTCCCACCATCGGATATTTCGCGAACCAAGCCGCTCATTCGTCTTGTTCTCAACCAGATCGGCCGGCGTCTCACAGAAGATCTCCAAGCTAAGGCAAAACGCCGGCGACTGTTGCTCATGCTCGATGAATTTCCGGCGCTCGGACGGCTGGATTTCTTCGAGTCGGCATTGGCCTTCATGGCAGGCTACGGCCTCAAGAGCTTTCTGATTGCGCAATCACTCAACCAGATTGAGAAGGCCTACGGCCAGAATAATTCAATTCTCGACAATTGCCATGTTCGTGTCGCGTTCGCAACCAATGATGAGCGGACCGCCAAACGGGTCTCGGATGCACTGGGTGTCGCGACTGAACTCCGCGCCATGAAAAATTATGCCGGTCATCGCCTGTCGCCATGGCTCGGCCACCTGATGGTGTCGCGTCAGGAGACAGCGCGTCCGCTTCTGACCGCCGGTGAGGTGATGCAATTGCCGCCCTCCGACGAAGTCGTGCTGGTTTCAGGGACGTCGCCGATCCGTGCGAAGAAGGTCCGCTATTTCGAGGATCGCCGTCTCACCGATCGTGTTCGGCCGCCCCCTTGTGTGGGGGCAAGCACGCGAGCACAAGAGAATGGGGATGACTGGATGGCGCTGCCAATTCCCCCATCTGTACCACAGGAGGAGAGGTTGCAACGCGCCAACGATAATGCCAACGGCGGAATCCGTCGTGAGCCCGCGTTATCAAAACACGAAGCGATTGTGCCGGAAGGGATGGACCCAACGCCAACGGTTGCCATTGTCGACGATCAATCGAGCGAGGCTGGCATTCGGTCTGCCACCATCCGTCACAGGATGCGCAGCGTTGCACGGCAGGTCGCTATGGACCCGGACGATGGGATCACGCTGTGA
- a CDS encoding S26 family signal peptidase: MTPRAGYTLATSLAVASLLATLGANSPPHYIWNLTPSVPLGLYAVQSPDRLYVTMLVVVTPPEALATTLAEGGYLPRGVPLLKRIFALSGQTVCRFGVHINVDGIAAAPARERDLRGHPLPVWQGCRLIADDEIFLMNWDEPDSLDGRYFGPLPRSAVTARAMPVWTDEEGDGRFIWRAPTQ; encoded by the coding sequence ATGACACCTCGCGCTGGCTATACCCTCGCTACGTCACTCGCGGTCGCAAGTCTGCTCGCGACCCTCGGCGCGAACTCACCGCCGCATTATATCTGGAATCTCACGCCGAGCGTACCGCTCGGCCTTTACGCGGTGCAGTCGCCAGACCGTCTCTATGTCACCATGCTGGTCGTGGTGACGCCACCGGAAGCGCTGGCGACGACGTTGGCGGAGGGCGGCTATCTGCCGCGCGGTGTGCCGCTCCTCAAACGCATCTTCGCCCTTTCCGGGCAGACCGTCTGTCGTTTCGGCGTGCACATCAACGTTGACGGCATTGCAGCCGCGCCGGCGCGCGAGCGCGATCTGCGCGGCCATCCGCTGCCGGTCTGGCAAGGCTGCCGACTGATCGCCGATGACGAAATCTTCCTCATGAATTGGGACGAGCCCGACAGCCTCGACGGCCGCTATTTCGGTCCATTGCCGCGCAGCGCGGTCACCGCGCGCGCGATGCCGGTTTGGACCGACGAAGAAGGCGACGGCCGCTTCATCTGGCGCGCCCCGACGCAATGA
- the ihpA gene encoding divalent metal ion exporter subunit IhpA — translation MSIRSVATRIACASALLVSPWLTGVSYSQTLSLQTALQRALAANPRLTAAERDVGIASGQRIQAGALINPEVSYEQDNSLGSGAYRGTRSAESTLQISQLFELFGKREARMAVGQAGVDTAEIQRKAIRLEVLSETAVAYLSVLGAQRRIQILDEQVAQIDRITPLLQRRVEAGASSQAETGRAEVASSLVKADRERVRSLLASARRELAVLMGDTAPKFSAVSGRLDATGRPPSFGAVVAAIDANPQLVRWTAVYAQRNAELLQARLRPYPDLRVGAGWRHYNETADNAVRLSISAAIPVFDQNQGNILSAQESLAKTRAEREANRNALIVIAGRAYDSLQGALRELAILRETAIPKSRQASDAILEGYGQGRFSLLEVLDAQASVAQARLREQEAQQNFHIAVATIEGLVGNPFALARESAR, via the coding sequence ATGTCGATCAGAAGTGTCGCCACGCGAATTGCGTGTGCGTCGGCACTGCTTGTCAGCCCTTGGCTCACAGGTGTGTCGTACTCCCAGACATTGTCGCTCCAGACGGCGCTACAACGCGCTCTGGCTGCAAATCCCCGCCTGACGGCGGCCGAACGCGATGTGGGCATTGCATCCGGCCAACGGATACAGGCCGGTGCGTTGATCAATCCGGAAGTGTCCTATGAACAGGACAACTCCCTTGGCTCCGGTGCATACCGCGGCACTCGCTCTGCCGAAAGCACGTTGCAGATCAGTCAATTGTTTGAACTGTTCGGCAAGCGGGAGGCACGCATGGCCGTTGGTCAGGCGGGTGTTGATACAGCCGAAATTCAGCGCAAGGCCATTCGCCTGGAGGTGCTTTCGGAAACGGCCGTTGCCTACCTCAGCGTGCTTGGAGCGCAGCGCAGGATTCAGATTCTCGACGAGCAGGTCGCTCAGATCGACAGGATAACTCCTCTCCTGCAGCGCCGGGTTGAGGCTGGTGCATCCTCGCAGGCAGAAACGGGTCGAGCAGAGGTCGCATCCTCTTTGGTCAAGGCCGATCGCGAACGTGTGAGATCACTCCTTGCAAGCGCACGACGCGAACTGGCTGTGTTGATGGGTGATACAGCTCCGAAGTTCTCGGCCGTCTCTGGGCGGCTTGATGCGACGGGACGCCCACCATCGTTCGGCGCCGTCGTCGCGGCGATCGACGCCAATCCCCAACTGGTGCGATGGACCGCGGTTTATGCGCAGCGTAATGCCGAGCTCCTGCAGGCGCGGCTGCGACCATACCCGGACCTGCGTGTGGGCGCAGGATGGCGGCATTACAACGAGACTGCAGACAACGCTGTACGGTTGAGCATCTCGGCTGCAATTCCTGTGTTCGATCAGAACCAGGGTAACATTCTCTCGGCTCAGGAGAGCCTGGCGAAGACTCGCGCCGAGCGCGAGGCGAACCGCAACGCGCTAATCGTGATCGCAGGACGAGCTTACGACTCTCTTCAGGGCGCATTACGCGAACTCGCCATTCTGCGTGAAACGGCGATTCCGAAGTCGCGTCAGGCATCAGATGCGATCCTCGAAGGTTATGGGCAGGGGCGTTTTTCCCTTCTTGAAGTCCTCGATGCGCAGGCTTCCGTCGCGCAAGCGCGCCTGCGTGAGCAGGAAGCGCAACAGAATTTCCACATCGCCGTCGCCACCAT
- the flgF gene encoding flagellar basal-body rod protein FlgF → MSDKSIIGLSRLVTLRQQVDTVARNIANQSTTGYKSEGLRFREYLTEAKEEDVRSSPLRSLVAATVFTDFSAGPLQATGNSTDVAMIGDGFFVVAVPGGERYTRNGAFTLDAKGQLVTLSGQPVMTSTGSIRVSQQDGPVTIGPDGSISTGKGSIGRLRIVRFADQRQLSAESGGLFSAAASPTDVAATEVRLASGVLEGSNVRTVHEMSKLVAATRAYDQVANAILRESDPNELKRLAGEE, encoded by the coding sequence ATGAGCGACAAGTCCATTATCGGTCTTTCGCGGTTGGTAACATTGCGTCAGCAGGTCGATACGGTGGCCCGCAACATCGCTAACCAGTCCACCACAGGCTACAAGAGCGAAGGTCTGCGCTTCCGGGAGTATCTGACGGAAGCGAAGGAAGAAGACGTCCGATCGTCACCGTTGCGGTCGCTCGTCGCCGCCACGGTGTTCACGGATTTCTCAGCTGGGCCGCTTCAGGCGACCGGCAATTCCACCGACGTTGCGATGATCGGAGACGGGTTCTTCGTCGTCGCGGTGCCTGGTGGTGAGAGATATACGCGGAATGGTGCCTTCACGCTCGACGCGAAAGGCCAACTGGTCACGCTCAGCGGTCAACCGGTGATGACTTCGACCGGCTCAATCAGGGTCTCGCAGCAGGACGGGCCGGTCACGATCGGTCCCGACGGTTCAATCTCTACCGGCAAGGGATCCATCGGGCGTTTACGCATTGTCCGGTTTGCGGACCAGCGGCAGCTCTCCGCGGAGAGTGGCGGACTGTTTTCTGCTGCAGCTTCGCCGACGGACGTCGCGGCAACCGAAGTGCGGCTCGCCTCTGGAGTACTTGAGGGATCCAACGTCAGGACCGTGCATGAGATGAGCAAGCTGGTGGCGGCAACGCGCGCTTACGATCAGGTCGCTAACGCCATCCTCCGCGAGAGTGACCCAAACGAACTCAAGCGGCTGGCTGGTGAGGAATGA
- a CDS encoding lytic transglycosylase domain-containing protein has translation MAPLAKPLRVAVIVTASLAVVIPFRARCETASARVADAVEPWSQFVSEAAERFAIPAAWIRAVMRIESHGNVKVVSPKGAVGLMQIMPATYAELRERYALGADPYDPHDNIVAGAAYLREMHDRFGAGGFLAAYNVGPARYEDHLATGRPLPDETRNYVASLAPLLPDAQSGDNAIVAGELHTWRGASLFVSRPQRKSSDTRLSLTPQLSPVGHDRGAVDLSALTPLPGGLFVKQVPAPTKP, from the coding sequence GTGGCGCCGCTCGCGAAGCCGCTGCGCGTTGCCGTGATCGTCACCGCATCGCTTGCGGTCGTCATTCCCTTCAGGGCCCGCTGCGAGACCGCGTCGGCGCGTGTCGCCGACGCGGTCGAGCCGTGGTCGCAATTCGTCAGCGAAGCAGCCGAGCGCTTCGCGATTCCCGCGGCATGGATACGCGCCGTGATGCGGATCGAGAGCCACGGCAACGTCAAAGTCGTCTCGCCAAAGGGCGCGGTCGGGTTAATGCAGATCATGCCCGCCACTTACGCCGAACTGCGCGAGCGCTATGCGCTCGGTGCTGATCCCTACGATCCGCACGACAACATCGTCGCCGGTGCTGCCTACCTCCGTGAAATGCACGACCGCTTCGGCGCGGGCGGATTCCTGGCCGCTTATAATGTCGGCCCGGCCCGCTACGAAGACCACCTTGCGACAGGCCGTCCGTTGCCCGACGAGACCCGTAACTACGTCGCATCGCTGGCGCCGCTGCTGCCCGACGCACAATCTGGCGACAACGCGATCGTAGCCGGCGAGTTGCACACCTGGCGCGGAGCGTCGTTATTCGTCTCGCGGCCTCAGCGCAAATCCTCGGACACGCGGTTGTCGCTCACGCCGCAGTTATCCCCCGTTGGACATGACCGCGGTGCTGTCGATCTGTCGGCGCTCACGCCGCTTCCCGGCGGCTTGTTCGTCAAACAAGTGCCTGCACCCACCAAGCCATAA
- a CDS encoding MarR family transcriptional regulator, with product MRIAELLGKRIGVSGPQWMILMAIEELSDGSGLSVKAVAALLHVDSSFVSVQSKMLEQRDLIQRSRCMEDRRIMLLSLTDKAIRRLKPLIPTRARLQESIRGDLDGPALLQLSNILSALRDRMRKETALVATGE from the coding sequence ATGCGGATCGCGGAGCTTCTAGGAAAACGGATTGGTGTCAGCGGTCCGCAGTGGATGATCTTGATGGCGATCGAAGAACTGAGTGATGGGAGCGGATTGTCCGTCAAAGCCGTGGCGGCACTTCTTCACGTCGACTCATCTTTTGTTTCGGTTCAGTCGAAGATGCTGGAACAACGCGATCTCATTCAACGGAGTCGTTGTATGGAGGATCGAAGAATTATGCTTCTTTCGCTGACGGATAAAGCGATCAGACGTCTGAAGCCTCTCATTCCGACCCGCGCGCGGCTTCAAGAATCCATTCGCGGCGACCTCGATGGTCCCGCACTTCTGCAACTGTCAAACATACTTTCAGCGCTACGAGACCGGATGCGCAAGGAAACGGCGTTAGTTGCTACTGGTGAATGA
- a CDS encoding DUF736 domain-containing protein — MAQIGTFTRTVDGYTGTIRTLTLKRDVIIIVPAIASETDNAPNYRVLADDVEIGAGWKRTGDKAGDYLSLLIDDPSFGQPIRANLFQVVSGGDTFHLIWTRPSRRAPRE; from the coding sequence ATGGCACAGATCGGCACCTTCACCCGCACCGTCGATGGATACACCGGGACCATCCGGACCCTTACGCTCAAACGCGATGTCATCATCATCGTGCCGGCGATTGCCAGCGAAACCGACAACGCGCCGAATTACCGCGTGCTTGCCGACGACGTCGAAATCGGAGCAGGGTGGAAGCGCACCGGAGACAAGGCTGGCGATTATCTCTCGCTGCTGATCGACGATCCATCATTCGGCCAACCGATCCGCGCCAACCTGTTCCAGGTGGTGAGCGGCGGTGACACATTCCATCTGATCTGGACCCGTCCATCACGTCGCGCGCCGCGCGAGTGA